Proteins encoded within one genomic window of Synechococcus sp. PCC 7335:
- a CDS encoding c-type cytochrome: MAVFLNFVRAYLTNACLVYLSAIQTRHARCKARRTDCTLPPLRSCRSLAVMSGLLFWLAIAPPTLASPTTTTAAATAPGPTAVTGAVLFTENCAACHANGGNIIRRGKNLKQRAMKRNGYGDISAIVSIVTQGKGIMPAYAEKLSADEISAIAQYVHEQSDAGW; encoded by the coding sequence GTGGCTGTGTTTTTGAACTTTGTTCGCGCCTATCTTACGAATGCTTGTTTGGTCTACTTATCTGCCATTCAAACTAGACATGCTCGATGCAAAGCTCGCCGAACCGACTGTACGCTACCTCCTTTAAGAAGCTGCCGTTCGCTTGCTGTGATGAGCGGATTGCTTTTTTGGCTAGCGATCGCACCGCCAACCCTTGCATCCCCTACCACTACTACCGCTGCTGCTACTGCACCTGGGCCCACTGCAGTTACTGGCGCAGTCTTATTCACAGAAAACTGCGCTGCTTGCCATGCCAATGGCGGCAATATCATCCGCCGGGGAAAGAACCTAAAGCAGCGGGCGATGAAACGCAATGGCTATGGGGACATCAGCGCGATCGTGTCCATCGTCACTCAAGGAAAAGGTATCATGCCTGCCTATGCAGAGAAGTTGAGTGCAGACGAGATTAGTGCGATCGCTCAGTACGTTCATGAGCAATCAGACGCTGGCTGGTGA
- a CDS encoding circadian clock protein KaiA codes for MPAQFLLGVFVPAASLAEPLQQLLAQQQFVVSWSQSASEFEEWVVSNRHRIDCLIIQSAEESLQVLLHLKEKDILLPAVALYSSKAPSTHSELSDSAVFLQGQRTYHQAVVASDIRNLGAVDDAIYQAVDSYLQLPTEVNADDLDQVAIGSAESAVSHDRDKRLFLLSLQQQRLTEKLKERLGYVGVYYKRNRQNFLRHMNTREREEFVDKLRQDYRRIVLNYFADDESINQKIDDFVNVAFFADMSVPKLVEIHMELIEDFSKQLKLEGRSDEVLIDYRLTLIDVIAHLCEMYRRSIPREP; via the coding sequence TTGCCTGCACAATTTCTCCTTGGCGTTTTCGTTCCTGCTGCATCTCTGGCTGAACCCCTGCAGCAACTGCTCGCTCAGCAACAATTTGTGGTCAGTTGGAGTCAGTCTGCCTCGGAGTTTGAAGAGTGGGTTGTCAGCAATCGCCATCGCATTGACTGCTTGATCATTCAATCAGCTGAGGAGTCTCTTCAAGTACTATTGCACCTAAAGGAGAAAGATATCTTGCTCCCTGCGGTAGCGTTGTACAGCTCAAAAGCGCCATCCACTCATAGTGAACTATCTGATAGCGCCGTCTTTTTGCAAGGACAACGAACATATCATCAGGCTGTTGTTGCCTCTGATATTCGCAACCTAGGTGCTGTGGATGACGCAATCTATCAGGCAGTAGATTCTTATCTACAGCTGCCTACTGAAGTGAATGCAGACGATTTAGACCAGGTCGCTATAGGCTCAGCTGAATCAGCTGTCTCTCACGATAGAGATAAGCGGTTGTTCTTGCTGAGTCTACAGCAGCAGCGTCTGACAGAAAAACTAAAGGAAAGGTTAGGCTACGTAGGGGTGTATTACAAGCGCAATCGACAAAACTTTCTACGCCACATGAACACGAGAGAGCGTGAAGAATTTGTTGATAAGCTGCGTCAGGACTATCGGCGAATCGTTCTAAATTACTTTGCTGATGATGAATCAATCAATCAGAAGATAGATGATTTCGTCAACGTTGCTTTCTTTGCAGATATGTCTGTGCCTAAGCTTGTAGAGATACACATGGAGCTAATAGAAGATTTCTCCAAACAGCTCAAACTTGAAGGGCGTAGTGATGAAGTGCTAATCGACTATCGGTTAACGCTAATTGATGTAATCGCCCACCTGTGCGAAATGTATCGACGCTCTATCCCACGTGAACCGTAG
- the kaiB gene encoding circadian clock protein KaiB has product MSASKPTYILKLYIDGNTPSSKKALMTLKTILEESCSGIYALKVIDVKESPQLAEEDKIMATPTLSKVLPPPVRKIIGDLSDRKKVLIGLDLLYDEISEHIHN; this is encoded by the coding sequence ATGAGTGCCTCGAAGCCGACTTATATTCTCAAGCTCTATATAGATGGGAACACACCTAGCTCTAAGAAAGCACTCATGACGTTGAAAACCATTTTGGAAGAAAGCTGCAGCGGTATATATGCCCTAAAGGTGATCGATGTCAAAGAGAGCCCACAGCTAGCAGAAGAAGACAAGATTATGGCGACACCAACGCTCTCTAAAGTTCTACCGCCACCCGTACGCAAAATCATTGGCGATCTCTCAGATCGCAAAAAAGTTTTGATTGGTCTCGATCTTCTCTATGATGAGATCAGTGAACATATACACAACTAA